CATCATCACGGCATGTGGTGTGGCCCTCTGTGTGGTGTTGATATTGTTCCTGCTTGGAATTTATAAAGGAGTATCTGTCGGATCGGTGGAGTACGTCCGCTCAAGCGATGCTGATCTGTGGGTGCTGCAACGTCATGCGACGAACATTTTGCGGTGCACCTCGCTACTGACACCCGAGTATAGCACAACATTGAAAGAGACTCCCGGAGTTAAATCCGTATCACCCGTGCTATTTATCCTGGCATCGGTGAGGCTTCCCGAAGGGCCGGCTACACTTTACCTTACCGGGTATGATCCCAAAACAGGTCGCGGAGGTCCACCAGAGATTTCCAGGGGCAGGAACATTAAATCGAGTGGTGAAGTTGTATTGGACCGTTCGTTTGCTGCCAAGCATCACATCAATATCGGTGATACCCTGCCGGTAAAAAACAACACCCTGGTGGTAGTAGGTTTTAGCAAAGGCACGAACATGTTCGTTATCCAGTATGCATTCATCACTTTAGCCGATGCACACAGAATCATAGGTCTGGCCGGCATCGTGACCTGTTACTTGGTAAAGGTGACACCAGGCGCTGACCTGAAGCGTGTTTCATCAGAAATTGAAGCCAGTTTACCCAATGTGGTTGTGTTCGATAGGACGAAATTTCTTGAAAACAACATCCGTGAAATGGAATCCGGAATCCTGCCATTGCTTTTTGTCGTCGCTATGATCGGGTCGGTCGTACTGATGGCCATTCTCAGCCTTATCCTTTCGATCAATGTGCTTGAAAGAAGGAAGGATTTTGCGATCATGAAGGCATTGGGGTCACCCGGTGGTTTCATACCAAGGATGGTGATCATCCAGGCTATGATCCTGTCGGGAACCGGATTGGTTGTGGGTATTGCCCTGTTTTTTCCCTTGATGGGAGCAGTTGAGAGACTTTCACCGGAAGTGTCGGTA
This genomic stretch from Bacteroidota bacterium harbors:
- a CDS encoding ABC transporter permease, producing the protein MYALKTLIDQPFRFIITACGVALCVVLILFLLGIYKGVSVGSVEYVRSSDADLWVLQRHATNILRCTSLLTPEYSTTLKETPGVKSVSPVLFILASVRLPEGPATLYLTGYDPKTGRGGPPEISRGRNIKSSGEVVLDRSFAAKHHINIGDTLPVKNNTLVVVGFSKGTNMFVIQYAFITLADAHRIIGLAGIVTCYLVKVTPGADLKRVSSEIEASLPNVVVFDRTKFLENNIREMESGILPLLFVVAMIGSVVLMAILSLILSINVLERRKDFAIMKALGSPGGFIPRMVIIQAMILSGTGLVVGIALFFPLMGAVERLSPEVSVLTSPFQILAVILSVTVISLISSIFPNQKLRKVYPLEAFK